The sequence below is a genomic window from Chiroxiphia lanceolata isolate bChiLan1 chromosome 8, bChiLan1.pri, whole genome shotgun sequence.
CCAAATATCACTACGTCCCAGCTTGCATGTTGCTGTTCAGCATGTggggttttgctttcttatttgTTAGGCTTTCAGTAAACCTATACTTGAGACTGCCTGTGAAGTGTTTCATGCTCAAAAAGCAGGGTTCAGTGGAAGTTTTCAATCCTTTAAAGTGGAATACAGCTTTTTAGCCCCATGttgcttggtttggtttattttttttatttttttcacacatGAGCTTTGGACATGAGGGTATAtaactgatttttattgtttatttcaGGACTCTTTAACAGCCCTCCAGGATCTGATGATGCAAAGCTCATTGACATATTCTACCCAGGCGACCAGCAGTCTGTAACATTTGGAACCAAATCCCGAGTGGGAATGGGTGGCATGGAAGCCAAGGTAGAAATATggaacatttgttttgtttttgggaAGGATGTTTTTGTTGAAtcaaataagtaaaaaaatccaataGGAAGCTGAATAGGAAAAGAGTAGGTAAAAACTTTGTGTGGAAACCCGAGTAACCCTTCAGCAAACTTCATAGCTTCCAGCAGAGGTTTATAAGCAATGACAATACCTCTACATCTTGGTCAGAGCAGCCAGGAGTGCTTAGACTGATCAGATGTTAAGGGAGTAATGCAGACAGCTAATGGTattgaataatattttaatattatatagTAATGGCCAGCACCTGAGCAAGAACAGTGCTCCACAGTACAAGTAATATCATGTGGTCACTTAAAGTGGATTAAGCTAATCCATGATACCTGATCAACGTCAGAAAAAATGgcaacagaatattttcaaaaaagaaaattggatTTCTCCGAAGAGTAATAAGAACTTTCAGCATAAAGTAATGGTGAGAAAGAACATATGACCAATGTGCCCTTGCAGAAGTcttgaaaaaagcaaactgttAGGAAAATTTGAAGTATGCTTCTAAAGGGGCAGCTGGTTAAGGAAGGGAAGGTAAAGTGCAAATACATGATCTCATTCAGTGCTACATTATGGAAATTCCTGAAGTGTGTTGAATGCTCTTTGAAAGCACGAGTGATCAGTCTGGAGGTCAGGATGGGCCAAGAAGTCTTGTTGTGAGTGGTGACTCAAATAACACAAGTGAATTTCTTGGAACTGTCTCTATCATTTGCTGTAGGTGAAGGCAGCTCTGTGGGCCCTCCAAGGAGGCACCTCTGTAGTGATTGCAAATGGAACCCACCCGAAGATCTCAGGTCATGTCATCACAGATAttgtggaagggaaaaaagttggaacttttttttcagaggtaaaACCTGCAGGTGAGTACAGAGATAACGTGTACATTGAGAGTTGTAGAGATTTCCTGAAAAGTTAGAGTTAAAATTTGTCTAGAGCTGTGCAATAACTGGGAAGCCATACTCTGCttgaaaaatggattttgaaagCTATTTTCTAGAGTAAGGATAGAAAATGTTGAATTCCCTGCTTTTGTTCCCTTTGTGACCTTTGCACAATAGGGTAAGTGTGGAGTGATACTTTTGGCTTGCACTTAAAGCCAAGTGAATTTCTTCATGTATAATCCTTAATGGATTTCTTGTATGAATGTGTCAAATTATCCTTTGAACCCACTCTGTGTCACTATGGTCAAGAGCCTTTTTGGTTAGTCCCATTATAATAAATTTATATCAGCAGTAAAGCTTTTAATCTTGTGATCCCACTCTGAGTGCCttacaaacacagcaaacagcaaaagTCCCTGTGGACTATTGTGGTGTTTACTCCAATCTTCTCTTTGTCTTCCATCTTCCAAGAAACACACTTTGGAAATTCAAGTAACTTTTAGAAATCAACTATATCTGCTTACATACATATCAGTTTTCTCAAAGAACACCAAAAAATGCCATACTTTCTAAAGTATGATATCActttaaaaagatgttttaacACGTCTTAAGTAAGTCTAATTAATCATGTGTCTGCAAGTCCTTTTCTTACACTTGCCACTACGCCTCTTTATATGTTCCATAACACTGGAGTTCCTACTCTGGCTATTTCCATGGGACCCTTCTTAAAACAGAAGTTGGGTTGTATTTAGCACCTTCAAGTCATCTGGTTTACAGGAGATTTCAGGagagttaaaaataacaacttAGTTTATCCATGAGTTACTTGTGAACTCTTGGGGGAAACGCTGCCTGAACATGATGACttgttttgaaacagaaacataaaTTACCTGTTTCATATCATTTCAGCACCTTTATTCTAAAATGCATACAAGGAGAGACAGAGGGAAAGCAATTTTTCTGTGAGCTGTTACAGAATTGGGCTTTGGCtccctttatttttcatatgttcCCATGCATACATTCCTCAGCTGGATACTTAAACTTTTCAAAGTTTGCCTCCTTTCTTTCAGAAGCCTACTATGCAGAAGCCTACTATGCCTTGAGACATATCCTGCTGTTCTTTTGTCCTTTGTCCAGTCTTTTTGATACATGGTGCACACTCACCACATCTCTGTGGTGACTTTACACAGGGATCACAGCAGTACTTTTGTGTCAGgtacagatttttctgttttagcatgtaacttttttcttgaaatttctgTTTAAGACTCTTTACTGCTTTCCTGATCTGAGCAAAGAATGGGAAGATGGAAGGCCTGGTGTTCACTTCTGCATATGCTGTTACTTTGTCTGTGTGGcatggttttgggtttttttgcaggcCCGACAGTAGAACAGCAGGCTGAGATGGCTCGAGCTGGTGGCAGGACCCTGGCAGCTCTACAGCCTGAGCAGGTGACAGAACAATATAGTAGCTACTTGTTAAGACTGTGCATGTGTGGCAAGTTTTACAACATGGATTTATAACATAAATGGGCCCCTTGGGACAAGAATCTATTCTTGGTGTGCCAGATCTGTCATTTGTATTGTAGCATGCTCAGagatgagaaaagcaaaaagataaTGTACCTTGGGGCTGTGGAGTAAAACATGCTTTCATGTGGGATTTATAAAATTCCTGACAGTGTCATATAGCACACAGAAATGAATTGTGGTCAGAGCTGCTGAAGAACTGACTGGAGCAACTTGCTCCATTCACTCCTGTGTAGAGTTCAACATACAACATGTATGCAAAAGCAGAGTTGTAAGCAATCACTGCTCTGCAACTGGGCAGGCAAGATATGGCATGGGGTGCTCCTAAAGGAAGAATATGTGAGTTTGGTGAAGAACACCTGGCACGAAAAGCAagataataaaaagcaaaacaaaggtTGAAGCAGTGTTCAGCCTTATTTTTCAATATGATGCAGGCTGGAGAAGTCAGCTAGCCAAGTATTGGGAGAGTTAACAATGAGAGGATGTGTCATGGAGCATAGGGCCCAGATGTCAAATGGCTGAGACTTCGTGTGAGAGGTCAGttcagaaactgttttctctttcagagagCGGAGATTATTTATCGTCTTGCTGACTTACTAACTGaccagagagaagaaattctCCTGGCAAACAAAAAGGACTTAGAAGAGGCTGAAAATAAAGGTAATATTCCAAATCTCTTTATGGTAATAGTATCATCTTGAACCTCTGGGCCTCAAGACAAAAGAGAAGAACTAGAATCTTCTGTTACCTGGGATTGGGTACTATGGCTGGCACGAATTAGTGAATCTAGGGCTTTGGGAGCCTGTCAGTCAGTATAAACAGCTGCGGCTTCCTTCATTACATAAAACAGTTGCCTTCATCAGAGAAGATACTGAGGCCCCGCAAAATACCAagtgatgtattttaaaaaaaaaaaaaaagaacaaatatcaTCTCTGTTACTGTCATACATAGAGTGAATATTTTATGGGCTGGTTAAGGTAATGTTTGGCTCCTGAGGGGAAGGCTGTCATCTCTACGCTTAAACTGATGTTCTCCAAAGAGAACTGTATCCCCTTCTGATTGAGGAAGGTTCTCTTTAGGTGGCTTGGATTAAACCCATTCTTCTGTGTTAGATGGATGCGTTCATTGAGAAGCTGGAATTGAGACGTGTACACACTGGCATAGCAAATAGATGAAAAAGGCACATCATGAATTGTAATAATCTGTAGAAGATACCAGGGAACCATTTTTTACTGCCCAGAGTATTTGAGGGGACCTTGCTGGGTTAACTTAGTGTCTGAATGTGCTCAGACTAAAAAGTTCTTGCCCCGtctcacagcagtgctgtgaatATGTCTCTGCTTTGGCATTTCTATTTGTAAAACAGATGAAATTACTGCCTGGACCTTCCAGAAATACTGCAGGGTTAGAAATCTGTAAGAAATTCAGACATACAGCAGTACTTGAAATAGGACAAACTTTGTCTTTGTAGATGTTGCTGTTGCTTCATGTACAAAGCACTTAAGCTGCATTAAGTGAAAATGTGGAGTGAAATCACAGTCATATTTGAGCGGTTTTATTGTGACTACCAAACTTAATGCTGTGCATTTTCCATCTCAAGGAGGTTACGTGCTGCAGTGTGGGGAAATAGCTGAATTTTCCTGAGGCTCAGCATTCAGTCACTTTTGCTTGAGCCTAGGCAGACCAGCACAGATTTCCAGcacaactttttctttcttctaggGAGACTGGCTCTTCCTTTGTTGAAACGCCTGAGTCTGTCCACGTCGAAGCTGAACAGCTTGGCCATTGGGCTGCGCCAGATCGCAGTGTCCTCGCAGGACAGCGTCGGCCGCGTGCTCCGCAGGACACGGATAGCAAAGGCCctgcacctggagcaggtgacagtGCCCATCGGGGTCCTCCTCGTGATCTTTGAGTCTCGTCCAGACTGTCTTCCACAGGTGTGTAAGGGGGGCAGATTACACTGCTGGGAATTCTTTGATGATGGAAGAAAGGGTATTTCTGTTGGTGAGCAGCTGAGAGACTGCAAGAAGTCTTCTTTCAAAGGACTCTTGCTCAGATTCTTCTGCAATTGATTTTGTTGGCATCCCTGTTTTTTCTGCAGAGATATTTTCAGAACTTGCTTCTGCAGTCCTCAGTTAATCAGGCctggggtttttggttgttgttttttgggggtaaGAGGGGgctgggctttttttctgtttggttgggtttctgttttttgttttgttttggagttttttggttgttggttttggtttctttagggagggagggcaggttGTTTTTTATAAACCTGATGTATAGAAGGAGTTATCATACATTCAGATGGTGCAGGTCCCGTGTGTGTTTAAATGAGTGTGTGTTCAGTGCCCAACTCACAGCCCGGGGGGCTCCTCCCAATACGCTcttattttcagtgtgtttttcgAAAGTGTTTCTCGTTTTCCaatattcttttcaaattaGGTAGAATATCAAGCATTTTGGTTGTTATTACCCATTTGGTAttagaaagggaaaggaggggatCTGAAGAGACGTATCTGAtgcatttaacatttttctctatGAATCAGCATCTAAAGTGTGCCACTAAGGTAACCTCTTGTTAGGTGTGAGCCTGGCTAATTTTGCCATCAACATTTCAACAGCTACAATTGGTATACTAATGGGTAGGTATATAACCTACTCTAACCAACCTATACTGATGAGTGTAGGTTTGGTGATGATACATACAAGTGATGATAAGGATATGTATAATCTTTCCCAGCAGATAGTAATACAgtaaaataacttaaaatgcTGAATTTGTTCATTCTGAAAGGTTCTGAAGAGGagatgattttgttttctgaaggagtgtatgctttttaaatttttttttaaataagtggGCTAATTGTGAGGCCATTGTGAATGAAATTGGGATgaggaagacaaaaagagatacaaaagtaaaataagtCTTGGAAGAGAGCTTTATAAAGTCTGGCATACTCCTAGgtagaaaagaacaaaaatctgtTGTTTTACTGGGCTCAAATGGCACCTTAAACAGAAGGGTGACAATATCAGTTGGTTTCTTCTGGTGATGACAGAAAAGATGATGCTGGGCCTATTGTcccaaaggtttttttctcccacagtTAGAGAAAGTGTTGTTTATTTATGACTTCTGTTTTAGACAGCATgatgaaaatattcttcctgCTCATAGGAAGAGCTTCTTAGCCACTTTCTGCCAGAACAGTTAGGACAAGAGCTCTTGCTCCTAAAATTATTCTCCTTTGGGTGTTTGCCCACACAGCTGCCCGGTTGTTATCAAACCCCATGTCCAGGATTTCCTCTGACTTGTCCACTGCAGTCTGCCCCGGCAGTAGTACCTTGAAAACTCAAGTTTGTTCCTGAAACACTAACACATAATTTCTAGAGTTAAATGTGCTGTTACTTGCAGGGAATTTTTGAGCCATAAAAGCAAACCTGGAGATTAATATTGAGTAAATCAACAGCACTAAAAATCCCGTTTTTATTTTGTGAGTGTCATTCTGACAGAAGAACCAGATTACATttagggttggttttttttttcccttcaataAATGCTTTTGACAGGTGTCTGCTTTGGCCATAGCCAGTGGAAATGGCTTACTACttaaaggagggaaagaggcaGCACACAGCAATCAAATCCTCCATCATCTGACACAAGAAGCACTCTCCATTCACGGAGTCAAAGATGCAGTGCAGCTGGTAAGTGCTTGCAGTTCAGTCAACTATTCCTTTGCTATGGTATGTATAAAATGTATAAGCAAAACTTGAAAGTTCAAACTGTAAACTGTCGGCATTGCAACTACCACAGGTGAACACGAGAGAGGAGGTAGAAGATCTCTGCCGTTTGGATAAGCTGATAGATCTGATCATTCCACGTGGTTCATCGCAGCTGGTCAGGAATATCCAGAAAGCTGCCAAGGGAATCCCAGTGATGGGACACAGCGAAGGGATCTGCCATGTGTACGTGGACACAGATGCCAGCGTTGAGAAGGTCACACGGATAAGTAAGCTGTGAGAGGGTGACTTAAACCTCACGTGTGTAATTCAGCTTCATGTTTGGAGTATGCATTGTAGTTATGGTAATTTATTATGCATATGCTGTTCAAAATCCTTGTCATGAATGTTATGTAACCAATTATCTACTCTTAAACTTCAGTCAGAGACTCAAAGTGTGAATATCCTGCTGCCTGTAACGCTCTGGAAACTCTCCTGATTCATCGCGACTTGCTGAGAACCCCGTTGTTTGATCAGATCATAGACATGTTGAGAGTAGAACAGGTTAGTCACTCAtacttgtgttttgttttgtggggtttgttcGGGTTTTTTCTAACAACTTTAGAAGCATTTGGTTTGGCAGGTGTAGCCTTGTTTGGTTTTATGGTGGCATAACACTTTAGTACCCATAAGTGTCTTTGTACCCGTAAATGAACTTAGGGAGGACTTTGCTTCTCCACACAACATCAAGTTTTTCTGTAGAAATTGTCTGAAATCAGCTTGTTCAGGACAGCTACAGGCTGTTACTGGGATACAAATACTTACTTGTATATAGCAAAAATAATCTTCTGCCTTAGAAGAGCATATATACACAACCCTTTCAAATTCTGACTGAATTGTTGTTAACCTCCCAGATGCAAAGCCACCTCTTCTTAAATCTATTCCTTTAGCTTCTTACCCAGGTGAACTCACTTCctgtttttatcctttctgaATTTACTTCAtccatgtggtttttttttaaattttcctcttgCATGCCCTTTATTCACATCCATTTTCCCTTCTAGTGTGTCCAAGGAACATCAAAAGGCCAGTATACTAATGAGTTGTCTAGACATGAGCAGTGGTTTTCAGTAAAGGTAGCAGAGATGCATCAGGAGGGAAATATCCATTAAATAGTATGAATTGCACATAAATGAAGGGTTTTAACACGGCAGTATGTATTTAACAATTAGATTGTACAGGCAGTGATTAATGCAGGTAAAATAGGGAGGCCATGTGTTTTGATGATGTTAAAAGGTTTATAGTAAAAGAAGCTGATAGTCAGGAGCTAGTtctcagtggattttttttaatgtcttgtTTGGTTGTTTCTTGGGAAGGGTAGAGTGCAGGGTAGGTCTTTGGATTTCAGATGAGAGGAATATGAGTACTAGTGCatttccaccaccaccacccacccacccagctCCTAATACGGTAGGGAGGATGTTACCTCTGTCTAATCTGACCTGACAACAAGAAACATGCAAATATTGGGCAGGATTATGCAATTAAAGTAATTTATGGTTGCACAAGGAAATGCTGTTTTACAGATACCTTCTTAAAATCCTTCAAATTGAGTAAATTTGTGCCTTATTTCCCATTTATGTTTGTCTTGTCAAAAATTGCTTGTGTTTCATTTGCATGGGGatttctctgctgtctctgttcTAAATTATCTCTCATTGTTCAGGTGGCTCATCTGCTATAATTAAACTCAGAAGTTGATAATGTGTTAAATCTTCTTTataacaaatgcaaaataccTGTGTgagttttcttggttttggaCCCGGTAACTCCTCTGTGTCTGAAACATGTTCTTCAGAGAGGGCTGGTAtcattttacaaaacaaaggGTTAAAAGCTGATCAAGATCTTAGACTTCCGTAGGTGCAGGGTTGGAAACATTCCTTTTGTTACTCGCTTTCTTAGACCCAGGACTGGCTGCATTTTATTGAAGCTGTTTTCCCAGCACTGGTGTTGTACTGTCTTCTTGTCCGAGAACTTTCTAAGCAATGTGAtgctttaaataatttgaaatgagTCCTGAGTTGGGAGCTTGTCATGATAGGCAGCCAACCTGACATATCAGCTATTGGACCCTGTTTCTAGTTCACCCATCTGCCAAGTTTCCCAAAGTATGGgcatatttttcttacattactTGTTGTGGGTTAACTCCAGTCAGTGGCTAAGCATTATCCAGCTGTGTGTTTTACTCTGCCCTGCCCCAAGtgggacagagggagagaatTAGAGCAAAAGCAAGGAACCTCGTGGGATAAAAGATAAGTTTAATAagtgaaggaaagaggaagaagaaaggggatgaagaggagggaaaaaaaccaataatCCCCCcatcctgaaaacaaaacaaaaaacccaccagccTCCCAAAACACCTGCAAGCAAGGCAAAGCCAATTACTTGTGGTCTGCCGCAAGCAGACCAATGGCCCAGCCGGTCTCTGAGCAATGCCTGCCTTCTTCAAAACCTTCTCCCCTCACTTTGAATTGCTGTGCATGATATTGTCTGGCATGGAATACCCCTTTGTCAGTTCTGGTCAGCTCCCATGgttgtgtctcctcccagcttcctgCACGCTCCCAACCTTCTTGCTACATGGCGACAGagtgggggggaaaagagaaagcctTGATGGTGTGCAAGCTCTGTTCAGCaacagccaaaacactggtgtgtttgTAACACTGTTTTAGTCACAAGTCCAGAACATTGCACCACAGGGAGTGCCGTCCATCCCACACAGAGTACAAGAAGCTACACTTTTCACCTGGAAGGCTCTGTTATGGTCGGTAGCACAGAGTGTTTCTGTTATTGCAGGTGAAGATTCACGCTGGCCCAAAGTTTGCATCTTACCTGACATTCAGCCCTTCAGAAGTGAAATCTCTGCGCACGGAATACGGGgacctggagtgctgcattgAGGTGGTGGACAGCGTTCACGAGGCCGTTGAACATATCCACAAGTATGGAAGTTCGCACACGGACGTTATTATCACAGAGAATGGTTAGTGACCAGTCTCCTTCCTTAAGCTGCTGTTTTGGTTTGACTGCCGATTCCTGATTTTAGTGTAACTAATTACATTGTAGTAGTTCTTCTCTCGGGTCTGTGCCAGTTCAAAACCTAACTAGAGCTGTGCCGAGACTctccaaccaaaccaaacccagaacTCCTGAAAATCAGCTGTGTAAGGTCACATTGATCTGCATCTGAACAGTGTGTGAGTCAAGCAGGCTTCTGTTCCTGAACCTCCTGCTGAGCTTAAATGAGTGTCACTAAAAGGCATGTGTTTGATACCATATAACCCACTGCCACGGGAGCTGGTGCACCGGTGATTTGTAGGGATTCTGCTGGAAATAGAGCTGATCCTAAATGTTTGTCTTGTCACTAAAGGCAACTGACCTGCAGTTCACAGACTTGCATGTGGTATTTCTGCATTGTGGTTCCCAAGTATTACCTGCAATAGCAATTGAATTTAGGATTTTTCATTATCTAGAACAATTCCACGTTTTAGACTAATGGAGAGCTGACTCTAGTTTAACAGTTTGACTGACAGATGTGGTTTGGGgcagctgttttttctccccagtcaTACAACTAAATCCCTCTTTGAAAGTTCTGGGCTGGATGATTTAGAATTAgacattttttttgctttcttctagtCTTCACAAGCTTCTTTTAACATTTGCAGTTGTGTCTACTTGGTAAGCATACTGGGAAGGAGGTATAAATGAGCATGGCTTAGCCCAGGCTGTTTAAATACTGTCTGATAAGGTTGCACATGAAAGTTGTATTGTTACATCTGTTCACTGGTTTGTGTTGTATTTATTGGAGTACATGACCATTCTGTAGgtaatggattttatttttgtctctgctgctttcccagagcaaacagcagagTTCTTCCTCCAGCATGTCGACAGCGCTTGTGTTTTCTGGAATGCCAGTACCCGATTCTCTGATGGCTACAGATTTGGACTTGGTAAGAGAGAGAATATTGCAGGGATGCAACTGCATAATTTGCTGGAGTGTGTGAAAAGTGTGGCAGTACGAGCCCTGGAAGATAGGATTAGTCTCTTATCTTACTGTCTAATAAGAGGTTTTCAGGAAAGGTTCTGTACCAAAAGCTGAAGCCTAGACACACAAAGCTGGTTTGAATCCTTTGAAGCTCTGTTCAATCAAAGTGTGCTGCATGCATATGGTGATAGAACAGTGCAACCCAGGATGTGAAACTAgtaaacagttttctttttgtttctcttcccaaTGATGCTGTAAAGAATGACATGTTTTGGTCCTGCTGGGCACACTGAGCTGCTGTCCAgtgtgccagccctgcagtgttGAGGAATGAAGGGCAGGAACCAAACTGAGGATGAGTTGCTTAAATAAACAGGTTCACTTCTCTGAATTGCAGAAGACAAGGGAAACATTCGTTCCTGAGGTAGAAAGTCTGAAGTCTCCACTGCAGGCTGTTAATCTCTTATCTGGAACGTTCAGTGTTCCATGTGATTCAAAAATTTTAGTTAAGATCTTCCAATATCTCCTCAGTGtgttaaaaaaagacataaGTTCATAATCTTGACCAATTTAGCTattgtctttttgttttaaaggattAAACTCTCAGGAAACAAGTCTTAAGTTCCATGTAAGAGATACCTCTCTCTCTTGcatctttctttctgaaagtaATTCTGTAGCAGCCAGAAGTATAAACATTACAATTTCTAATGTAATAGTTAACCTCCTCTAACTTTTATATTGGGTAAACAGAACTTCTGGCATTTGGAGAGGAGCAGATAATGGCAGGTCCCTGAAAGGCAGGCGGCTTTCTGACATAAAGGTGCAAAACTGCTTAGTATGAAGTGAATGTCATCAGGAGATTAACTACCTTTATTTTGGGTGTTTCCTACAGGTGCTGAAGTGGGAATTAGTACTTCTCGTATCCATGCACGTGGACCAGTGGGAATTGAAGGACTCTTAACTACAAAGTGGTTGCTGAGGGGGGACAATCATGTTGTTTCTGACTTCTCAGAGCACGGCAGCATGAAGTATCTTCATGAGAGCCTCCCACTCCCTCAGAGAAATGCCAACTGAGAATGCTGGGGTTGGAGTTAAAACCCAGGGGTATAATTATTTCCTGAAGATGTCCAGGCTTCAGGACAATCTCTGGTGAAGGAGTTTGTCTTTCATCTTCAGGAGCATTGTCCTTGGTCATTTGCGGTACAGTTAATACAAAATGATCGCATCGACGAGATTCCCCCCCCCTTTCAGTTTCCTTAAACAGTATCTGCAGGCTGACCTCACTCCTCCCACAGACAGACTTTTCCAAATCATGCAGGTAACATAAGAAAGGATTTCAACATCTGCTGCATTCCTTTTTTGTCCCAATGCTCCCTATAGCAAATATGCTTGGTGGTGgagcatgattttttttttccataagtgtttgttttattcaaGTATCTGTTCTGGAGAACAGACTCaatagttttggttttgagcggttttttcttcagttttatgaTCATGGCAGCTCTTGAAAGCCAAAAACCTTTACGCTTAGTTTCTTTGTATTTGATAACTCTTCAGACAGGGGGACAGATGTTCCAAATGTGTAGTAAGCTTTTGACCAAGAAACCTTTTATATCTCATTCTTTGTATTGTTGACTATTGTAGATAAATAATATAATTGTCTGCTGCAtgaattttgttatttatttgtacgaaaggtttatttttctttggttttatatAAAACTTAACCTTCCA
It includes:
- the ALDH18A1 gene encoding delta-1-pyrroline-5-carboxylate synthase isoform X4 encodes the protein MLQNQGREMMIVTSGAVAFGKQRLRHEILLSQSVRQALHSGQSQLKDMAIPVLEARACAAAGQSGLMALYEAMFTQYSICAAQILVTNLDFHDEQKRRNLNGTLHELLRMNIVPIINTNDAVVPPPEPNSDLQGVNVISVKDNDSLAARLAVEMKTDLLIVLSDVEGLFNSPPGSDDAKLIDIFYPGDQQSVTFGTKSRVGMGGMEAKVKAALWALQGGTSVVIANGTHPKISGHVITDIVEGKKVGTFFSEVKPAGPTVEQQAEMARAGGRTLAALQPEQRAEIIYRLADLLTDQREEILLANKKDLEEAENKGRLALPLLKRLSLSTSKLNSLAIGLRQIAVSSQDSVGRVLRRTRIAKALHLEQVTVPIGVLLVIFESRPDCLPQVSALAIASGNGLLLKGGKEAAHSNQILHHLTQEALSIHGVKDAVQLVNTREEVEDLCRLDKLIDLIIPRGSSQLVRNIQKAAKGIPVMGHSEGICHVYVDTDASVEKVTRIIRDSKCEYPAACNALETLLIHRDLLRTPLFDQIIDMLRVEQVKIHAGPKFASYLTFSPSEVKSLRTEYGDLECCIEVVDSVHEAVEHIHKYGSSHTDVIITENEQTAEFFLQHVDSACVFWNASTRFSDGYRFGLGAEVGISTSRIHARGPVGIEGLLTTKWLLRGDNHVVSDFSEHGSMKYLHESLPLPQRNAN
- the ALDH18A1 gene encoding delta-1-pyrroline-5-carboxylate synthase isoform X3 — translated: MLCQAALSPIVRSPGWCFVLSPRAVAAIPRSYLPHRNQRLRNEPIRCWSNIPFLTVPLSRAHGKPFAHRSELKHAKRIVVKLGSAVVTRGDECGLALGRLASIVEQVSMLQNQGREMMIVTSGAVAFGKQRLRHEILLSQSVRQALHSGQSQLKDMAIPVLEARACAAAGQSGLMALYEAMFTQYSICAAQILVTNLDFHDEQKRRNLNGTLHELLRMNIVPIINTNDAVVPPPEPNSDLQGVNVISVKDNDSLAARLAVEMKTDLLIVLSDVEGLFNSPPGSDDAKLIDIFYPGDQQSVTFGTKSRVGMGGMEAKVKAALWALQGGTSVVIANGTHPKISGHVITDIVEGKKVGTFFSEVKPAGPTVEQQAEMARAGGRTLAALQPEQRAEIIYRLADLLTDQREEILLANKKDLEEAENKGRLALPLLKRLSLSTSKLNSLAIGLRQIAVSSQDSVGRVLRRTRIAKALHLEQVTVPIGVLLVIFESRPDCLPQVSALAIASGNGLLLKGGKEAAHSNQILHHLTQEALSIHGVKDAVQLVNTREEVEDLCRLDKLIDLIIPRGSSQLVRNIQKAAKGIPVMGHSEGICHVYVDTDASVEKVTRIIRDSKCEYPAACNALETLLIHRDLLRTPLFDQIIDMLRVEQVKIHAGPKFASYLTFSPSEVKSLRTEYGDLECCIEVVDSVHEAVEHIHKYGSSHTDVIITENEQTAEFFLQHVDSACVFWNASTRFSDGYRFGLGAEVGISTSRIHARGPVGIEGLLTTKWLLRGDNHVVSDFSEHGSMKYLHESLPLPQRNAN
- the ALDH18A1 gene encoding delta-1-pyrroline-5-carboxylate synthase isoform X2, whose protein sequence is MIFWQQIENRGLQFFCATVNQMLQNGEGAQGNGIKTVRTKMSWSGGVGEERNIDGKSVFNQFSPFLPFNLQISLICRRHLRMLCQAALSPIVRSPGWCFVLSPRAVAAIPRSYLPHRNQRLRNEPIRCWSNIPFLTVPLSRAHGKPFAHRSELKHAKRIVVKLGSAVVTRGDECGLALGRLASIVEQVSMLQNQGREMMIVTSGAVAFGKQRLRHEILLSQSVRQALHSGQSQLKDMAIPVLEARACAAAGQSGLMALYEAMFTQYSICAAQILVTNLDFHDEQKRRNLNGTLHELLRMNIVPIINTNDAVVPPPEPNSDLQGVISVKDNDSLAARLAVEMKTDLLIVLSDVEGLFNSPPGSDDAKLIDIFYPGDQQSVTFGTKSRVGMGGMEAKVKAALWALQGGTSVVIANGTHPKISGHVITDIVEGKKVGTFFSEVKPAGPTVEQQAEMARAGGRTLAALQPEQRAEIIYRLADLLTDQREEILLANKKDLEEAENKGRLALPLLKRLSLSTSKLNSLAIGLRQIAVSSQDSVGRVLRRTRIAKALHLEQVTVPIGVLLVIFESRPDCLPQVSALAIASGNGLLLKGGKEAAHSNQILHHLTQEALSIHGVKDAVQLVNTREEVEDLCRLDKLIDLIIPRGSSQLVRNIQKAAKGIPVMGHSEGICHVYVDTDASVEKVTRIIRDSKCEYPAACNALETLLIHRDLLRTPLFDQIIDMLRVEQVKIHAGPKFASYLTFSPSEVKSLRTEYGDLECCIEVVDSVHEAVEHIHKYGSSHTDVIITENEQTAEFFLQHVDSACVFWNASTRFSDGYRFGLGAEVGISTSRIHARGPVGIEGLLTTKWLLRGDNHVVSDFSEHGSMKYLHESLPLPQRNAN